Part of the Quercus robur chromosome 5, dhQueRobu3.1, whole genome shotgun sequence genome, tggtttaatcatttttcttttagggttaacctagttcttgagtacccacgctctacaaattttattgtttggacctttaacgtacgaacccataTGATAATAAGACCATTTGTAATCATTTTATGATTTTGTGAGTAAAGGTGTTAAAACTGTCTTTGTGacaaattttgtgtttacaacatgaaaaatgttgaattAAATCCTATTCTGTGAATTTGGATGCTAGGATAGTTTCTATGAAAGCTAAGACATTGGTTGTTATGGAATTGGTCTCACAGGAATTagatcaatataaaaataatagtgTAATTTCTAATTCAACTGAAATTCTATTAGGGCAGATTTGAGCATGATGGAttgtatgatttttaataaatcatgaATTTATTCTTAGGCTTTGAAACTATAAGGGAAATTACTAGACATCTAAATGGGTAACTCTATaaattggcaagaaaattggatgtaatttgatagtttatttaaatttagtaaGTGAAGTATATGTTGGTAGAATGGGTAGTAAAGAGTAGAACATGTTATGATTATATATAATGGAGTCATGCTATATGTTCAGAATTCAGTAGTAAATACTATACCTTATAGTTTACCAGAATTATGTTCACAAGTACAGTATTTAAATGTTCTAAAATCTCATGAAATCCTTTTAGCATGAACTGTTTATAAGCAAAGgtcacaaatttttatttgttttttgtataAGCAAAGgtcacaaatttttatttgttttttgtataATATAGTACGAAAACATGCACATATGGAATGAATGTAAAGAactaatttcttctttaaaataagtttatatttaagtacatgtttatgtttaaaaaaatttatgtatttgatttttttttttttttttttgaaaccaccTCAGTAATATATTATTCAAGAAATGTTAATAGAGTCAAAGTACAAAGCACTCACAGCTGGGGGAGGGGAGTCTTCTAACCAAAACACCTCATCTACAATATTCTTAGCATGTCTAGCTAAAACATTGGCCACCTCATTTCCTTCCCTCTTTATACTATTGACAGAAACCACCTGCATGACACGCAGAAGCCATTTAACATCTTCATATATGTTACCCAGCCAAGAATGAGTCTGGGACGATGAAGACACAGCCCGCATCACAGTTTCGTTATCCCCCTCAACCATTACATTTGAGAAACCCGCATCAATAGAGAATTCCATTGCCTTCCTGCAAGCTAGAATTTCTGCCTCCTCACTACAAGTAACAGGTGGCCCTTTGACGGACATAGCTGCCATGACCTCCCTTTTGTCATTCCGAATTATTGCACCAAAGCCCGAGCAGTTCAACTCCACAAAAATAGCGGCATCGAAGTTCATTTTAAACACCGAAGCTGGAGGGGGTTGCTAGTGAAGTCTCGGCGATGTGGGTGTTCGGACAGATAGCTACACTTGAGATTTATGAAATTCCTCCAAAACCTCGGTTGCTCTTTTGTTAAGCCAGCCCGGTTCTTTAAAGTTTCCACCGTGTATCACAGTGTTTCTTCGATTCCATATAAGCCAAGCTTGCACCAGAAACATCTCAAACTCCGATCTTGTAAGCCTGGCCAGAAGTTCCTCAAACAGCTGCAATGTGTCACTTTGGCCATTTGGAAATTTTTGAATCTTAACCAAGCTCCCCGCCCACACATCTTGGGCAGCACCACACTCCCACAGCACATGCACACCTGTTTCAGGGAATCGTTTACAGCAAGGACACATGTTATCAGAAATGATTCTTCTTCTTGCTAAATTCTCACGGGTTGGAAGGATCTCCAAGCAAGCACGCCACCCAAAGACCTTGATTTTATTAGGAACACCAAGGTGCCATAATCTTGACCAAACACGCTGACCACACGGCCCTGTTGAGCATTCTGTCCAGTCATCCTCTTTCACCATTTGTCTTGCCACTTGATACCCGGATTTACAAGAGTAAACTCCATCTTTAGTATGCAGCTAGAATATGGAGTCCAATACATGTCTATGACTCAATGGAATCTTGCAAATCGCCTCAGCGTCTTCTCTATGGAATCTAGCTATAATAAGCTCCCTATTCCACCAATTAAGATCCGGATCAATAAGCGCATTAACCCTCCAATCCTCATCCTCCACCACAGCTGGATATAACACTCTATTGGAAGGGTGATTGGGTATCCATTTGTCTTTTTTTACTCTAATTGATGAGCCATCACCCACTCTCCAACAACATCCTTGCTTCAACACCGGTAATGCTGCCATTATACTTTTCCAAGTATAGGAGCAGTTTTGTGACTCCACAGCATCAAGAAAGTGTCAACGTGGGAAGTAACAGGCTTTAAGGCATTGAaacaaaatagagttttggtcTTGTAATAGTCTCCAGCCTTGCTTAGCAAGCATAGCAAGGTTGAAGCTCCTTAAGTCTCGAAAACCCAAACCACCCTCCTTCTTAGGCTTAGATAAGAAGTTCCAGCTCTTCCAATGAATCTTCCTCTCACTACCAatttggccccaccaaaactttGCACACATCGCATTAAGTTCATCACATAATTTCAATGGCAATTGAAAGACCCCCATTGTGTAAGTGGGTAAAGCTTGGGCTACCGCCTTTATAAGCACCTCTTTTCCCGCCTTAGATAACAACATCCCCTTCCACCCTTGCAATTTTTTCCAAACCCTATccttaagaaaggaaaaagtttgGTATTTTCCACGCCCAATTAAGGTAGGCAAGCCCAAGTATGAGTCAAATCTTACCACCTCCTTCACCCCCAAAATAGAGACTATTCTATGTTTTTGCTCCATAGGAGTGTTTCCACTAAAGTATACTGAGGATTTTTCCAAATTAATGGACTGACCTGATGCACTGGCATAAAGTTGGAGAATCTCCATGATCAAAGTAACTTCAGAATGAGTGGCCTGGCAAAACAACAAAGAGTCGTCTGCAAATAGGAGGTTGGTGAGTTTAGGTGCTCTTCTGCAAATAGATATTCCTTGAATTTGTCTTTCTTGTACTGCTTTCTCCATTAGGGCAGTAAAACCCTCAGTACACAAGAGGAACAAGTATGGTGAAAGAGGGTCACCTTGACGGATCCCTCTAGAAAGTTGCAGGTTACCATACGGTTTTCCATTAATGAGAATAGAGAAAGATGGAGAAGTCACACATTCCATCACCCACTTGATCCACCTTTCAGGAAACCCCAGCTTCTCCATGATTCCTTTCAGAAATGGTCATTCCACCCTATCATACGCCTTGCTAATGTCTAGCTTCAGTGCCATTGATcccttcttcccttttttccgAGTGTGCATGGCATGGAGAGTTTCGTATGCTAACAGAACATTGTCCGTGATGAGCCTTCCTGGAACAAAAGCACTTTGGGTGGGGGAGATAACAGAAGGGAGAATCTGCTTCAAGCGGTTAGCCAAgacttttgaaataattttatacataACATTACAAAGACTTATAGGGCGGAAATCAGACATTTTTTCAGGTtgtttaacttttggaattaaAACAATGTTTGTATGATTAATACCAGACACCATGCAACCAGAGTTAAAAAAGTCCAAAACTTCACTAACAACATTATCACCCACAATATGCCAAAACTTTTGGTAGAAAAGGGCATTCATACCATCCGGTCCAGGTGCCTTTGTTGGTGCCATTTGAAACACCGCCGCCTTAATTTCCTCTGCACTAAACTCACTGGACAGAATCTGAATCATACTGGGGGTCACTTTGTTAGTCACCTTGCTTAAGCACTCCTCCATCCGATCACAGTTACCTGCAgcaaataaattgttaaaataatcaTTTGCCACATTGGCTATGCCCTCCGCCTCTTCCACCCAAACACCCTCTGGGTTTGTAATTTTCTGAATGCGATTTCTTCGTTTCCTTTGTGATGCTCTGGcatgaaaaaattttgtgtttttatccCCATGCTTAAGCCATGATATTCTTGACCTTTGAGCCCAAAAGATTTCCTGCTTGAGTAATAAATCATCTAATGTTTTTGAGACAGCCAAGAACTCATCTCTAGAAGCTTCAGTAACCTCCTCAGAATTTAAGATATCAAGCCTTTTTTGCAACTGTTTAATGGCTTCTTTATCCGGGTTTGCTTTTCCCACACCCCACGCCCTTAGTTCCACACCACAAGCCTCTATTTTCTGCTTTACTTGAGCTAGCCTGAACCCCTCAATGCCATGCATATTCCATGCATTCTCAACCACGGCCCCACACTCCTCCCACATAAGCCAAGCTTCCTCAAATTTAAAACCTCCACTCCTATTCGTTCCACACTTCGCATAACTCTTCGTTTGGAGAAGAACTGGAAGGTGATCAGAGGCATGTGGAGAAAGATGGTAGAGTTTGCTTAAAGGAAACCTATCCCTCCACTCCCTTGTTGCCACGGCCCGGTCTAAGCGGACTTTCGTGTTAGCATCACCTGGTCTTTTGTTGTTCCAGGTATAAGGATAGCCATGATAACCCAAGTCTTCAAGCTTACAATCATCTAGTGCTTCTCTAAACGCCTCTACCTGGCTCATTTGGCAAGGTCTCCTACTAAGCTTCTCTGAAGATTGAAGAATTGCGTTGAAGTCCCCGATACATAGCCATGGTCCATCCACCAAGGTCTTTAAATGGTTAAGCAGTGCCCAAGATTTAGTACGTTGAGCTTGGTCAGGCCACCCATAAAAACCTGACAGAAACCACATGAAGCCATCATCCTCCTTCACCTTGACTAAAATATGATTGGTTGTAAAGTTTACTAACTCTACATTTACATCCGTCTTCCACAACATGGCCAACCCACCCCTGTATTCGGCTGCTTTACAATAATGCGATTTCGATATGGCAAATCCCCATAAAGCTTATCAAAACCTTCTTTATCTAATCTTGTTTCCATCAAAAAACACACCATGGGAGCTTGTTCCCTCACAATTTTGCGAAGGCTTCGACCTGtccaagggttcccaagcccttgaCAGTTCCAGCTTAAGAGTTTTATTGCTCCCGGCAAGGGTGCCTCTCCACCCCCGCCGATAATACATTAGCTACTGCTGCtatttcttcaacctttccttTCTTCGTGCTCTGCTCATTTGCTTCCTCATATGGGCCTTGCcttgaatttctttttcctaaaGAATGAGTATTGGTTGCCCCATTTTTCTCACCAGGCCCACACTCCATACGTACTAATCTTACCCACGTTGATTTGGGCTTGGATGTAGTTAGCCCAATTGATCCATGCGCTTGCACGTCAACTGTATCCTTTTTTCCAGCTGGCTCATCTTCATGTGATCTCAGTAACGTGCTACTCCCATCCTTAACGGTTCCATGTTTAACGTCTCCCTTTAATGTGTCTTTGATTCCGTTATTCTCATGATTGAGCAGCTGATTTTTCGGTTCACTTCCAACAATCTCGCTCCCTTCATTAACGTCATTAATGCTCTCCTTAGGGTTTGTCCTAGTAAACTCAGCAGCCTTCGCCGGCGCCGCCACCACCGGATTTTGTTCATTCATTGTCCCTTCATTATCATTATGAGTATGGTTCATGTCGTTCTTCGGTGAAGTTCTTGGACGACTTCCCGAGGCTTTTAACCAGTCACCGTACTGGTATTCAACATCTCCGTTGCCCTTCTCCGCTGCAAAATGCCCAGCACAGTGCCGTATATCATGACCTAAGAGACCGCAGTAATGACAGAATATAGGCAACCTCTCATACTTGAAGATAACCCAATTACGTTCCCCATCCGTTCCAGCTATGTATGCGCCGCGTCGAAGAGGTTTCGTAATTGGAAAAGCAACTCTGACTCTCATAAACAAGTTTTGTTCCTCCTGGCGCCTCCTTTTTTCAACCTCCTCCACTACACCCAATCTGCTCCCTATCCTTGTCGCCACAACAGAAGAAAGCACGTCAAAGGGGGCCTCCCAGATTTGGACCCAAATAGATGCGGTGTCCCATTTGATATTTGTTGCCGTCATTCCCTTCTGCCATCTTTTAAGCATGAGAAGTTGATTGTCAAAAGACCAAGGCCCTCCTCACAGTATCCTACTCAAATCAAACTCGTTATTAAACTTGAACTGGAACAAGTTTGGTCCAACCTCCAAAATATGAAGCTTGTTCTCCAAACCCCACGCTCTTCGTATGGTATTCTTTGCTGCCATTTTATTGAAAGCTTTGCATGTTAAAAATTTGCCAATGAGACTAAAATTACAACTCATAATATCTTCCATTCTTCCTTCTTCCGTTATCTCAATTATTTCCTCTTCATCCGCTGTTAGCTTCATTTTTTCCAAATCCTTAAGCACATCGTCCGCCATTAGCACCAGTGACAGAGACTAAGacaatagaataaaaaaagaagaagagaaataccCTTAGGAATGACCTAGGGGAGGGAGTGCTCGTTAGAAACGAGAGGAAGGGCTCCTACAGAGAGGAGAGtgacaaaaaattgataaaaattgaagATGACGAAATAGTATGTATTTGATTGAAGATGacgaaatagttttttttttttttttgagaatctgatGACGAAATAATTAAATGCAAGTTGATACTGTTTTAGTTTAATGTTACACGAAAATGTTTAAATTCTTTAGAGCATAAGTTGAACGTCATTTATTGTAACGTTTGCATTAATTTCTAAAAATGGTAATCGATAATATCTTTtactttaggtttttttaatatagaaatatatttacTGAGTGTTATGGATAAATGGCCCTAATACATGTGTAGCGTAGCGCATTGTGCTTTAAGAAAGAagatagaaaacaaaatttgctttcttttttttttttgagaagaaaattgcTTTATTCTTTCAAATGGATTGAAATGTCTCAATATTTACTCTTTTATGTGTATAGCATAGTGCAGAAAATATGCACATAtggaataaaaatttattaaatttcttcCATGTTTTAATTATATAAGGTTATGTTTGAcatgtttatatttaaaaataattgttaaataaaataaaaattaacaaagacATTTGATACTTTTGTACTTTAATGTTTGCCATAACAATTTAAGTTCTTTGAAGTATAAGTTGAACattatttgttataatattgtattattttcaaaaaatagtagttgatgattttcttttatttgtgtaGATACACCATAAAACACAGGAACAAAACTATTTTAATtagtaatataatattattacagtacatatataattataacatcatttatataatattctaacaatagatttaaaaaaatttgtatattcaCCAACACTTCAAGTTGGTGAATGGGCGAATTTGtatacaaaatttcaattgcGATTAGAAATTGTAATAATTAGGTGTTTTGAAACGGCCTTTAATAACTTTAGTGTAGTCAGAAGATTGAATACAATTAATTTCTCACTTACTTGCATTGGTCAAAAATCCTTGCATTGCAGGAAAATCAATGTGGCCCTACAATTGTCTAAAGAAATATTCATTTATCATAATTTTAGAAgtcataattaattttccttttccttgatGTACTTATGTATGCCACAAAAGGgcttcagaaaaaaaaaaatgtgaagacTATCTTGTGAATTATACACCAACACAATAGAAGAGATGATGGACCCGATTAAGTATTAATAGCAATAAACTATAGCGCTAATAATGTAtatgaaatacaaaaataattataaagacATATTAagcaaatctaaaataaatttaaaaaaaaaaaaaaaaacattaacacCCAATTACACCTACAATAATTGGTATGTTATTGAATTCAATAATCTATGAATATTAAAACTTTAACACCGTTCCccaattttgtggttttaatttatttatttacatgtatatacatataaaagatGATATGTTTCTACATATGTTATGTTTTTCGTTGTGGATTTctacatttttaattatttattcttaaattcatattttattaaattttctaatcttataaacaaaaaaattaacaccaAAAGATTATGGAGGTATTGGTTGGACCATGTGGATCATTACACTAAAATTTTATCTAGAATTTCTCAGCTCAAATATATGTGCaggaataataaaaacattaataacTTACTTCATCATGAAATCAAGCCATGCTTGGGGCTTCTTCCTGAGAGCATTCACAACAGGCGTATATTCATGCGGCTCTATCCCGTACTGTGCAAATATCTCCGCTACCTCCGCCGCCTCTACATTTCACAACTAATACTAATATCACAAATCTTATAACGATTGTTCTTAATCATTAAATCGAGATAGTAATTAGATTTTAACGTAAACAGAATTCAAatcttagatctcttattcgactataaaaaaaaaaaaactttgtcaaTTAAACAAAACGAAAAGTTTCAAGAAGTTGGGATCACCTGTATCAGGAACGGCAATGATTTCTTCTTGTTCCCTCTTTAGTTCTCTCATGTAGTGATCAGCTTCGCTTTTTGCAGCAAGATACCTGCACGTGCGTGTGTCTAAAACCTTAATCCCTACAAATCCCTCCTCAACCCATTGTTTTGctcataattattaataaaaacaaaaagcgaataataaaaataaaaaaaaaatacatacccGCCGAGTCCCATGGAGATGGCGCCGGCCGCGACTTCGGCGATGCCGGCGGTGAGGACTATGGAGGAAGTGGCATTGGCGCCCGACAAGCCGGCGGCGAGGGCGAAGGGCACGGTGAGGCCATCCGATACGCCGATGATGATGTCGCGGACGATTTCGCCGGCGGTGAAGTGCTTCTCTTTGTGATGGCTGAGGAGTGTTTGCTTCTCGGGTTCCTGAATAGTGAATATATAAGGACCCACACAGCAGGCCCAAATCGACTTATAAAAATGTTAAGCCCAATATCCAATTTAAATCCAGTCTACCGCACGATCCAACCAGCCTAGATCCATTCAAACCCAGTCTTCCTGTTAggcttgttttcatgcattgaCCTTGTACTCCGAGCCAATAAATATAATACAcctcattaaaaataaatgctcaCGTCAACCTACCTACCAGCACATCATAATAATTGATGCCTTTTAACGTCTGTTAGAGCATCCGCAGCAGGGCATGGATATGCCAAATGTAAGATGGGTTTAgcataaaaaccccaaaaacacCCAGCATTTGGACTTGTAAACATTcagaattgtaaaaaattttacaattgtgctatagTAGAATCTTATTAGTAAGATGCTACTGTAGCACAAtcttatttctaaaaattattttttaattgtctctctcctctctctctctcattatttccttttcttttctctatcttccttctctctcattCAGCTTTCCTCTCTTCAGACTCAACCCCATAGCCGCCACACCATGGCCTGACCCACTGTCATCGGCCATGGCAAGCCACCACCTAGTCATTATTTCTCTTCTCCCTCTCATTGCAGATCAGTGTGGTGGCGTGGAGATCGGCGTTTAGGGTTTGGCGCAGTGATCGGTGTTTGGATGTGGTGTGGAGATCGGCGTTGGGCGTAGAGATAGGCGTTGGGCGTGGGATGTGGACATCGCCGTTGGGCATGGAGGTCATGGGATGTGGAGATTGGCGTTGGGCGTTGGGTGTGGAGATCGGCGCAAAGAtcggtttatgggtttgttcaTTTATGGTGTGAGTTGTTCATTTATGGGTCTGATTTTGCTGGGTTTTTGTTGgtcatttgtgggttttgttttggtggtggtggggtgATGGGCAGTGAAGCAGGGGCagtttgtttgagttttgtagCCTTTTTGGacggtggaggtggtggtggtttcaGTGGAAGAGAGACAGAGGCCTTTTTGGacggtggaggtggtggtggtttcaGTGGAAGAGAGACGGAGATTGGAGAGAtcggtttatgggtttgttcaTTTATGGTGCGAGTTGTTCATTTATGGGTCTGattttgctgggttttgttttggCGGTGGTGGGGTGATGGGCAGTGAAGCAGGGGCagtttgtttgagttttgtagCCTTTTTGGacggtggaggtggtggtggtttcaGTGGAAGAGAGACAAAGGCCTTTTTGGACGGTGGAGGCGGTGGTGGTTTCAGTGGAAGAGAGACGGAGGAAGAgaattaaaaatcaaagagaggagagagaagggAGAGAATAGATATGGatttgggatatattattttattgggtagatatattattttaaagtgtagaataggaaaatagaAGTTGAGATGTTGAGtatgttgtaaaatt contains:
- the LOC126724711 gene encoding vacuolar iron transporter 1-like, coding for MSYVSAAAPGAAAAAWSPICRKQSSCSSSNLSTYEDLEDTETRVKEPEKQTLLSHHKEKHFTAGEIVRDIIIGVSDGLTVPFALAAGLSGANATSSIVLTAGIAEVAAGAISMGLGGYLAAKSEADHYMRELKREQEEIIAVPDTEAAEVAEIFAQYGIEPHEYTPVVNALRKKPQAWLDFMMK